The following are encoded together in the Vigna angularis cultivar LongXiaoDou No.4 chromosome 9, ASM1680809v1, whole genome shotgun sequence genome:
- the LOC108347569 gene encoding hydroquinone glucosyltransferase, with the protein MEKRVNIAVVPGPGFSHLVPILQFSKRLLQLHPNFHVTCLIPSFGSPSSASKSVLETLPPNIESIFLEPVKPEDLPQGVAIETQIQFTVTLSLPSIHQALKSITSKTPFVALVADSFAFEALDFAEEFNLLSYIYFPSAATTLSWYLYVLKLDKETSCEYRDLPEPVKIPGCVPIHGRDLNNQAQDRSSQVYKLFLQRAQRFCSVDGIFINSFFEIETGPIRALKEEGRGYPQVFPVGPIVQTGDDAKGLECLTWLDKQEDGSVLYVSFGSGGTLTQEQVNELAYGLELSNHKFLWVVREPSSLAFDAYLRAQRSVDPLHFLPDGFLERTKEQGMVVPSWAPQIQVLAHSSIGGFLTHCGWNSVLESVMNGVPLITWPLFAEQRMNAVVLSEGLKVGVRPRVSENGLVERVEIVKVIKCLMEEEEGGKMHKRMEELKQAASNALKADGSSTKTLSELVQKWESLV; encoded by the coding sequence ATGGAGAAAAGGGTTAACATAGCAGTAGTTCCTGGTCCCGGCTTCAGCCACTTGGTCCcaattcttcaattttcaaagAGGCTTCTTCAGCTTCATCCAAACTTTCATGTCACATGTCTAATTCCCTCATTTGGGTCTCCCTCAAGTGCCTCAAAATCCGTTCTTGAAACTCTCCCACCAAACATCGAATCCATTTTTCTTGAACCAGTCAAACCAGAGGACCTACCACAAGGGGTTGCCATAGAAACTCAAATTCAGTTCACAGTGACTCTCTCACTTCCTTCCATACACCAGGCCTTGAAGAGCATAACTTCAAAGACCCCTTTTGTGGCCTTGGTGGCTGATTCTTTTGCCTTTGAAGCATTAGATTTTGCTGAGGAGTTCAACCTGTTGTCCTATATTTACTTCCCTTCAGCTGCAACAACACTGTCTTGGTACTTGTATGTGCTCAAATTAGACAAGGAGACTTCTTGTGAGTACAGAGACTTGCCTGAGCCTGTTAAGATACCTGGCTGTGTACCTATTCATGGCAGGGATCTCAATAACCAAGCTCAAGACAGGTCTAGTCAGGTTTACAAACTCTTCCTTCAGCGCGCTCAGCGTTTCTGTTCTGTTGATGGGATTTTCATCAATAGCTTCTTTGAAATTGAAACAGGTCCTATAAGAGCATTGAAAGAGGAGGGAAGAGGGTACCCTCAGGTGTTTCCTGTTGGACCAATTGTTCAAACTGGTGATGATGCTAAAGGGTTGGAGTGTCTCACATGGTTGGACAAACAAGAAGATGGTTCGGTTTTGTATGTTTCTTTTGGGAGTGGTGGAACACTCACACAAGAGCAAGTGAATGAGCTGGCTTATGGTTTGGAATTGAGTAATCACAAGTTCTTGTGGGTTGTGAGAGAACCGAGTAGTTTAGCCTTTGATGCGTATCTCAGAGCACAAAGAAGTGTTGATCCTTTGCATTTTTTGCCAGATGGGTTTTTGGAGAGAACCAAAGAGCAAGGTATGGTTGTTCCTTCTTGGGCACCCCAGATTCAAGTCCTTGCTCACAGTTCAATTGGAGGGTTTTTGACTCACTGTGGTTGGAATTCAGTCCTTGAGAGTGTGATGAATGGTGTGCCACTCATCACATGGCCACTGTTTGCAGAGCAGAGAATGAATGCAGTTGTGTTGAGTGAGGGTCTGAAAGTTGGAGTGAGGCCAAGAGTGAGTGAAAATGGGTTGGTGGAAAGGGTGGAAATTGTGAAGGTGATAAAGTGTTTgatggaagaggaagaaggtgGGAAAATGCACAAAAGAATGGAGGAGTTAAAACAAGCTGCTAGTAATGCACTAAAAGCAGATGGGTCCTCTACAAAGACCCTTTCTGAGTTGGTACAAAAATGGGAAAGTTTGGTTTAG
- the LOC108346782 gene encoding transcription factor bHLH18 produces MEDSWENWISSLEMAEDNSTDHSHINEDNFLTGIVLEPLDFSFLNSSTTTTMLSYDDNHDNSNSNNVFSMESSYENANFDERHGKMLKSNSSSSIISHDVANNNASSSSSAPSSSTFILSFENSTMEPSHHRPNNDHGSCPRVALCSSLLSSENDHLSTPKAKQGAKKYRSSSEIQDHIMAERKRRQELTERFIALSATIPGLKKTDKAYILREAMIYMKELQERVIELEKQNKRKRSTESRILIKKYSQREEESKCDRSNLPLPHVEARVLEKEVLIGIHCHKQKDIVLKIMALLQNHYLSLASSSVLPFGTSTLKVTIIAQMDEQYCMTVNNLVKSLRQALLKIT; encoded by the exons ATGGAAGACTCGTGGGAAAATTGGATTTCTTCTTTG GAAATGGCCGAAGACAACTCCACTGATCATTCTCACATCAATGAAGATAACTTCCTCACTGGGATTGTTCTTGAACCACTAGATTTCTCATTTCTTAACTCTTCTACCACCACCACCATGCTCTCATATGATGATAATCATGATAATAGTAACAGTAACAATGTTTTTTCCATGGAAAGTAGCTATGAAAATGCAAACTTTGATGAGAGGCATGGGAAAATGCTCAAGAGTAATAGCTCAAGCTCCATCATTTCTCATGATGTTGCTAACAAcaatgcttcttcttcttcttcagcaCCATCCTCATCCACCTTCATCTTGTCCTTTGAAAACTCAACCATGGAACCTTCTCATCATAGACCTAATAATGATCATGGTAGTTGCCCTAGGGTTGCCCTATGTTCTTCACTTTTGAGCTCAGAGAATGATCATCTCAGCACACCAAAGGCCAAACAAGGTGCCAAGAAGTATAGAAGCTCATCTGAGATTCAAGATCACATCATGGCTGAGAGAAAAAGGAGACAGGAACTCACTGAAAGGTTCATAGCACTTTCTGCCACCATACCTGGATTGAAGAAG aCAGACAAGGCCTATATACTAAGGGAAGCAATGATATACATGAAAGAACTTCAAGAGAGAGTGATAGAGCTAGAAAAGCAGAACAAGAGGAAGAGAAGTACAGAATCAAGAATATTGATAAAGAAATATTcgcaaagagaagaagaaagcaaGTGTGATAGATCAAATCTTCCACTTCCTCATGTTGAAGCAAGAGTGTTGGAAAAGGAGGTTCTCATTGGAATCCATTGCCACAAACAAAAGGACATTGTGCTCAAAATCATGGCTTTGCTCCAAAATCATTATCTTTCTCTTGCTAGCAGCAGTGTCTTGCCCTTTGGAACTTCCACTCTTAAAGTCACAATCATTGCTCAG
- the LOC108347568 gene encoding hydroquinone glucosyltransferase, producing the protein MAKATHIAVIPSVGFSHFAPIINFSKLLVDLHPHIHLTCIIPILGSLPAAAKPILQTLPPRISTVFLPPVSHRDLPQGVPVVLQIQLAMNLSMPSIHHTLSSITSNNPHVAMVVDTFAYGALDFAQEFNMLSYVYFPSAATTLCTHFYLPTLHKETFCEYRDLPHPITVPGCVPFHGRDLYAQAQDRKSQFYKMSLKRYESYRFLDGIFINSFLELETGPIRAFKDEERGYPPLYPVGPIVQTGTATAGCTTTLECLTWLDKQQDGSVLYVCFGSGGTLSQEQTNELAHGLELSKHKFLWVVRAPSDEANAGYLGGEKDADPLEFLPSGFLERTKEQGMVVPSWAPQIEILGHGSVGGFLTHCGWNSTLESVVHGVPLITWPLFAEQRMNAVVMSEGAKVGVRPRVSENGLVERVEIVKVIRCLMEEEEGREMRRRMKELKEASANALKEDGASTTNLSQVAHRWKMLAHERS; encoded by the exons ATGGCGAAAGCAACACACATAGCAGTGATTCCCAGTGTAGGGTTCAGCCATTTCGCCCCCATTATCAACTTCTCAAAGCTTCTCGTGGACCTTCACCCTCACATTCACCTAACATGCATCATTCCGATACTGGGCTCTCTCCCAGCTGCTGCAAAACCCATTCTCCAAACCCTTCCACCGAGAATCTCCACCGTTTTTCTTCCACCGGTGAGCCACCGTGACCTTCCTCAGGGGGTTCCCGTGGTGCTGCAGATCCAGCTCGCCATGAATCTCTCCATGCCCTCCATCCACCACACGCTGAGCTCCATCACTTCCAACAACCCTCACGTGGCCATGGTGGTCGACACCTTCGCATATGGGGCACTGGATTTTGCTCAAGAGTTCAACATGTTGTCCTACGTTTACTTCCCCTCTGCTGCAACCACTCTCTGCACGCACTTCTACTTGCCCACGCTCCACAAGGAAACGTTCTGCGAGTACAGAGACCTGCCCCACCCCATCACAGTACCAGGGTGTGTGCCCTTTCATGGCAGGGATCTCTATGCTCAAGCACAGGATCGAAAGAGCCAGTTCTACAAAATGTCTCTTAAACGCTACGAATCCTACCGTTTTCTTGATGGAATCTTCATCAACAGCTTTTTGGAATTGGAGACAG GTCCGATCAGAGCATTCAAAGATGAGGAAAGGGGTTACCCTCCTCTGTACCCTGTTGGACCAATTGTTCAAACAGGGACAGCTACAGCTGGTTGTACAACAACGTTGGAGTGTCTGACATGGTTGGACAAGCAACAAGATGGTTCggttttgtatgtttgttttggGAGTGGTGGAACACTCTCACAAGAGCAAACGAACGAGCTGGCACATGGTTTGGAATTGAGCAAGCACAAATTCTTGTGGGTTGTGAGAGCACCAAGCGATGAGGCCAATGCAGGTTATCTCGGTGGAGAAAAAGATGCAGACCCATTAGAGTTCTTGCCAAGTGGGTTCTTGGAGAGGACCAAAGAGCAAGGTATGGTTGTTCCTTCATGGGCACCCCAGATTGAAATCCTGGGCCATGGTTCAGTTGGAGGGTTTTTGACTCACTGTGGGTGGAATTCAACGCTGGAGAGTGTGGTGCATGGTGTGCCACTCATCACCTGGCCACTGTTTGCTGAGCAGAGAATGAATGCTGTTGTGATGAGTGAGGGTGCGAAAGTGGGAGTGAGGCCGAGAGTGAGTGAAAATGGGTTGGTGGAAAGAGTAGAAATTGTGAAGGTGATAAGGTGTttgatggaagaagaagaaggaagggaAATGAGGAGGAGAATGAAGGAGTTGAAAGAAGCTTCTGCTAATGCTCTCAAAGAAGATGGAGCTTCTACCACTAACCTTTCTCAGGTGGCACACAGGTGGAAAATGTTGGCACATGAAAGAAGTTGA